The following are from one region of the Hymenobacter radiodurans genome:
- a CDS encoding T9SS type A sorting domain-containing protein, whose translation MLLPFFTMAQTITYTPKQSTRQTLDFGDQAVGTQASPPEEYVVTGNGLTERILVTAPNGFVVSTNGSTYSSSITLANNGGNFFLTFAPSAGGLYSGNVVLGSAGATDATIRVAGNGIAPLVTPSTRNIVFGSVTVNTSATRQLTIDGENLQGDLILSIPTNSGYQVRYNGVTANTVTIPNKPNGRLSNITVDVIFSPTSTRDFSSNLQISSTNLAPAVSIGLDGSGVPQPLLTAQPATLPNFGAVVVGQTSFTQSFEVKGSFLQAPVTIAAPANGAFRIRTGTNTFSTSTITLNPAADGSIDATIDVVFAPTATGAVSGAIAIASSGVNSAQVQVSGTGTAVGQPAIVASPTLLDFGTVSSNGSANTLTFTLSATGLTESLVLTPSFTTSGGEEIRNIEFRDTSVPSLFQNRPLTINQVNGNIQTRTIEVNLAGTIATGKFRGSLILSSSGAQTVVTIEANSTGNQSVIVTSPGAFSQFTTVPNVPSAVQSYQLSGQNLLQPITVTAPLLFQVSKFADFSDLTDSKATGNSITFAPNKGNDLTPAVNVYVRFYPTTATTVSDGVRNTSAPATGTSIPVSATSVPSIQTADVALIKQVVIYTSKDAQTPITVRASRVQRDITLSVAQSPNSFNPNRTPQYQLSLDGTTFGSTVVLRPNLDPNSAAVYTVDQPVYVRYNPTYLGVADAALQYQSGDFAVQTAQSFTANGLITGQSIATEPAQILVAAQQSITRSADGKSATVNFNPVPERTGTSTYGEGRLIVASENGTLTNAPASQPNDGAGYETSNGVYNGQNQGTIAPGFYTVFAGTAVPSTTITGLDPYKTYYFYVYGYNNIDPTQNISVTGAENYLTPTTPTTLVGIEVVGLPPVILPVELVSFTAKLQNNKVNLSWVTASEKNNKGFEIQRSQDATTFSTILFKNGKGTTNNKTTYTALDEQPLSGVSYYRLKQIDNDGKISLSNVVAVTGPELAEIAMYPNPTQHILNIRLPYASKAGAQVTVTDLSGRVVRTEKLAANGEMNMNSLSNGTYLVTVNDGVKKVTRRIVKN comes from the coding sequence ATGCTTTTGCCATTTTTCACTATGGCTCAAACCATCACCTATACACCCAAACAGTCAACTCGACAAACTCTAGACTTTGGTGATCAAGCCGTTGGCACTCAAGCATCACCACCTGAAGAGTATGTTGTTACGGGTAACGGATTGACTGAGCGTATTCTGGTAACGGCTCCAAATGGGTTTGTAGTAAGTACTAACGGAAGTACTTACAGCTCATCTATAACCTTAGCTAATAATGGTGGTAATTTCTTTCTAACCTTTGCTCCTTCGGCTGGGGGGCTTTATAGCGGCAATGTTGTGCTCGGTAGTGCCGGCGCAACCGATGCTACTATTAGAGTAGCAGGTAACGGAATTGCCCCATTGGTTACTCCGAGTACTCGTAACATAGTGTTTGGTAGTGTTACGGTAAACACTTCTGCCACACGTCAATTGACGATTGATGGAGAAAATTTGCAGGGAGACTTAATCCTTTCAATTCCGACTAACTCGGGTTATCAGGTAAGATATAATGGAGTTACTGCTAACACAGTTACAATACCGAATAAGCCCAATGGTCGCTTGAGCAACATAACTGTCGACGTAATATTTTCACCTACTTCGACCAGAGACTTCAGCTCAAACCTTCAGATTTCCAGTACTAATCTTGCACCTGCTGTAAGCATCGGGTTGGATGGATCTGGTGTTCCTCAACCATTATTAACTGCTCAACCTGCTACTCTCCCCAACTTTGGTGCTGTTGTAGTCGGTCAAACTTCTTTCACTCAGTCATTTGAAGTCAAAGGCAGTTTCTTGCAGGCACCAGTAACGATTGCTGCTCCTGCTAATGGCGCTTTCCGAATTCGGACTGGCACCAATACTTTCTCTACAAGCACTATCACTCTAAATCCCGCTGCTGATGGATCGATAGATGCTACTATTGATGTGGTATTTGCCCCTACTGCTACCGGTGCGGTTAGTGGAGCAATTGCCATCGCTTCTTCGGGAGTAAATTCTGCTCAGGTTCAGGTTAGCGGTACAGGTACAGCTGTTGGCCAGCCTGCAATTGTTGCTTCACCCACTTTGCTTGACTTCGGGACAGTAAGCAGCAACGGTTCGGCTAATACACTAACGTTTACCTTGAGTGCTACTGGACTTACTGAGTCCCTCGTATTAACTCCTTCCTTTACTACCTCTGGTGGCGAAGAGATTCGCAATATTGAGTTCCGTGACACTTCGGTGCCAAGCTTGTTTCAAAACCGTCCGCTGACAATCAATCAAGTAAACGGCAATATTCAGACCCGCACAATTGAAGTTAACTTAGCTGGAACAATAGCCACTGGCAAATTTCGTGGCTCATTGATCCTGAGCAGTTCAGGCGCACAAACGGTTGTTACAATTGAGGCAAATAGCACCGGTAATCAGTCCGTTATTGTAACCTCACCGGGTGCGTTTTCGCAATTTACCACTGTTCCTAATGTGCCTTCAGCGGTACAGTCTTATCAGCTATCCGGACAAAACCTGCTACAGCCTATTACTGTAACTGCCCCACTGCTTTTTCAAGTATCGAAATTCGCTGACTTCAGTGATCTGACAGATTCAAAAGCGACTGGTAACTCAATCACCTTTGCTCCAAACAAAGGCAATGATCTGACCCCAGCTGTCAATGTATATGTGCGCTTCTATCCTACTACCGCTACAACGGTTTCAGATGGCGTGAGAAACACAAGTGCCCCGGCTACTGGTACCAGCATCCCGGTGTCTGCGACCAGCGTTCCGTCTATTCAAACGGCCGATGTTGCTCTTATCAAGCAGGTAGTGATTTATACTTCCAAGGATGCACAAACGCCGATTACCGTGCGGGCTTCACGAGTACAGCGTGATATTACCCTCTCTGTAGCACAATCCCCTAACTCGTTCAATCCAAACAGAACGCCTCAGTACCAATTATCACTCGATGGTACGACGTTTGGATCAACAGTAGTTCTACGCCCTAATCTAGATCCAAATAGCGCGGCGGTTTATACTGTAGATCAGCCGGTTTATGTTCGCTATAACCCAACTTATTTAGGCGTTGCAGATGCTGCATTGCAGTATCAGAGTGGTGACTTTGCAGTGCAAACAGCACAGTCTTTCACTGCTAATGGCTTGATTACTGGTCAGTCGATTGCTACTGAGCCCGCTCAGATATTGGTAGCGGCGCAACAGTCTATCACTCGTAGCGCTGATGGTAAGTCGGCTACTGTAAACTTCAATCCGGTACCAGAGCGTACTGGCACTTCAACTTACGGCGAAGGTCGTTTGATAGTAGCGAGTGAGAATGGCACTCTAACCAATGCTCCTGCGAGCCAGCCTAATGATGGTGCTGGTTATGAGACGTCTAATGGAGTGTATAACGGACAGAACCAGGGAACTATAGCTCCGGGCTTCTATACCGTATTCGCTGGTACTGCTGTTCCAAGTACTACTATCACTGGTCTAGATCCTTACAAGACGTACTACTTCTACGTTTATGGCTACAACAACATTGACCCCACGCAGAACATCAGCGTAACCGGTGCTGAAAATTATCTCACGCCAACAACTCCTACTACGCTTGTGGGTATTGAAGTTGTTGGTCTGCCTCCTGTTATTCTGCCAGTTGAGTTAGTGTCCTTCACGGCTAAGCTGCAAAACAACAAGGTCAATTTGAGCTGGGTAACTGCTTCGGAGAAGAATAACAAAGGTTTCGAGATTCAGCGCAGCCAGGATGCTACTACGTTCTCTACCATCCTGTTTAAAAATGGCAAGGGTACTACCAACAACAAGACTACTTACACGGCCCTTGATGAGCAACCCTTATCGGGTGTATCTTACTATCGCCTTAAGCAGATAGATAATGATGGCAAAATCAGCTTGTCAAATGTGGTAGCCGTTACTGGTCCCGAACTGGCTGAAATAGCTATGTATCCGAATCCGACACAGCACATCCTCAACATTCGTTTGCCTTATGCTAGCAAAGCTGGCGCGCAGGTAACAGTAACTGATTTGAGCGGCCGAGTGGTGCGTACAGAGAAGTTGGCTGCCAACGGTGAAATGAATATGAATTCTTTGAGCAACGGCACTTATTTGGTGACTGTGAATGATGGAGTGAAAAAGGTTACCCGTCGCATCGTAAAGAACTAG
- a CDS encoding T9SS type A sorting domain-containing protein gives MKIFTVQVRFLRLSFSVITLVIAFILVTTANAATYTWVGTGGNTNWSNANNWEPARTPANDDVLIFDGSKTAAASVNVDFASPQIIGQLRFINGVVAVLTVQPNTDATAAPPARQLTLAGTPLAGANLDIAAGSSVQVKSPDGVKSTAGMGFYLGSDGTAVIAGTLIFGSSSAASLTNDPHQLISLKKGFNMIQFTAGSTFRADKTFTGFPFNDKAESSGTVVFRSNSVYDHRGGSAPFGTSLPTAPVTAFEKGNRYVYSVTSTAAGPQLSGRTYGSIEYNRATTATGIVGGTTTIASSSLPLIILNDLILSTGNVRLNVANVNVQGNLIINAGTLVNTLGPSTIAFNGSTAQLITSAAVPGVPVSFGSDIIVVINNPTGVTLQTPVQVAKALTLTNGKLITTTAGSLTLGAGASTTANENSFVVGPLTRVVAASGITGLDFPIGFGAAYRPLTLTINHADGTEARYTAEHIKGKPQSRNLTGDLKKVSAVRHFTITRSSSMPNLVSGTVKLSYGTDDQVDNIEKLRIAKSSADNQTWEDLGGTGSGIPTGTITSSVPFASFGTFLLASTDAGALTGAGANPLPVELISFSAELQTQGVLLRWATASEKNNAGFEVERSTDGRVFETVGKMKGQGQSTQKQAYSIWDTAPLSNSITYYRLRQIDLDGAATYSNVIVVRGETKEEIFPNPAHNLLTFRLPYNGVAKYRILASTGQALQTGQSTSASTTLDIARLPAGLYYLEIEIQGARTVRKFVKQVD, from the coding sequence ATGAAAATCTTTACCGTTCAAGTACGTTTTCTACGCCTTTCATTCTCAGTAATTACTTTAGTTATTGCCTTTATATTGGTTACGACAGCCAATGCAGCCACCTATACTTGGGTAGGAACAGGTGGGAACACCAATTGGTCAAACGCCAACAACTGGGAGCCGGCGCGCACGCCGGCTAACGATGATGTACTAATTTTTGATGGTAGCAAAACGGCGGCAGCGAGCGTGAACGTTGACTTTGCTTCGCCGCAGATTATTGGTCAGTTGCGGTTCATTAACGGTGTAGTTGCCGTACTGACTGTGCAGCCTAATACAGACGCCACTGCGGCACCGCCGGCTCGGCAATTGACACTGGCTGGTACACCGTTAGCAGGTGCTAATCTTGACATTGCTGCTGGTAGCTCCGTCCAGGTTAAAAGCCCGGATGGAGTGAAGTCGACTGCTGGGATGGGATTTTATCTGGGCTCTGATGGAACAGCTGTTATTGCCGGTACGCTCATATTTGGAAGCAGCAGTGCAGCATCACTTACTAATGATCCGCATCAGCTAATCTCTTTGAAAAAGGGATTCAACATGATTCAATTTACTGCAGGCAGTACTTTTCGAGCAGATAAAACCTTTACCGGTTTTCCCTTTAATGATAAGGCCGAGTCCAGCGGCACCGTCGTTTTTAGGAGCAATTCGGTATATGATCATAGAGGCGGCAGCGCTCCATTCGGTACAAGTCTTCCGACCGCGCCAGTAACTGCTTTTGAGAAAGGGAATCGTTACGTTTATTCAGTTACGTCTACGGCTGCTGGCCCACAATTGTCTGGTCGTACGTATGGCTCCATCGAATATAACCGGGCCACTACGGCTACTGGAATTGTAGGAGGAACCACAACAATAGCTTCCTCAAGTCTGCCACTAATAATCCTTAATGATCTGATTCTCTCGACGGGTAACGTTCGTCTTAACGTCGCAAATGTGAATGTGCAAGGCAACCTGATCATAAACGCGGGCACGCTAGTAAATACACTCGGACCGTCTACTATAGCCTTTAATGGGAGCACTGCTCAACTCATAACAAGTGCGGCGGTTCCAGGGGTGCCTGTTTCATTCGGCAGTGACATCATAGTGGTTATAAACAATCCTACAGGTGTGACTTTGCAAACACCCGTGCAGGTAGCCAAAGCACTGACTCTAACTAATGGTAAGCTGATTACTACCACGGCTGGGTCTCTCACTTTAGGAGCAGGCGCAAGTACAACCGCCAACGAAAATAGCTTTGTAGTTGGCCCACTCACCCGCGTTGTAGCAGCCAGTGGCATAACCGGCCTAGATTTCCCCATTGGCTTTGGAGCAGCATATCGCCCCCTGACACTCACCATAAATCATGCTGACGGTACCGAGGCACGCTATACTGCAGAGCACATAAAAGGTAAGCCCCAATCCAGAAATCTTACTGGCGACTTAAAGAAAGTGTCGGCTGTACGTCACTTTACTATAACCAGGAGTTCTAGTATGCCTAACCTGGTCAGCGGTACGGTGAAACTAAGCTATGGCACAGATGATCAAGTTGATAACATAGAAAAATTACGCATTGCTAAGTCATCCGCTGATAATCAGACTTGGGAGGATCTGGGTGGCACGGGAAGTGGAATACCTACTGGCACCATCACCTCCAGCGTACCTTTTGCCAGTTTTGGCACCTTCCTATTGGCGAGCACAGATGCCGGTGCTTTAACAGGAGCAGGAGCCAATCCATTACCTGTTGAGCTTATCTCTTTCTCGGCTGAACTTCAAACTCAAGGCGTATTACTGCGGTGGGCGACGGCCAGCGAAAAGAACAACGCTGGCTTTGAAGTGGAGCGTAGCACTGACGGACGCGTATTCGAAACTGTAGGTAAAATGAAAGGGCAAGGCCAGAGCACGCAAAAGCAGGCGTATAGCATATGGGATACTGCACCTCTCAGTAACTCCATTACCTATTACCGCTTGCGGCAAATTGACTTGGATGGTGCAGCAACCTACTCAAATGTTATAGTCGTGAGAGGGGAGACTAAGGAGGAGATTTTCCCTAATCCTGCTCATAACCTGCTCACATTTCGTTTGCCATACAATGGTGTGGCTAAATATCGGATTCTGGCTTCAACTGGTCAGGCTTTGCAAACTGGGCAGTCTACGAGTGCTTCAACAACCCTTGATATAGCAAGGCTGCCGGCCGGCCTCTATTATCTGGAGATAGAGATTCAAGGCGCGCGAACGGTTCGCAAGTTTGTTAAGCAGGTAGATTAA
- a CDS encoding HesB/IscA family protein, protein MITVSDKAKEKVTHLMHDAQLDETYRLRASVAGGGCSGLSYKLDFDNEVKPMDQEFEDKGVRVVVDMKSFLYLAGTQLDFSDGLNGKGFYFDNPNASRTCGCGESFSV, encoded by the coding sequence ATGATTACTGTATCTGATAAAGCAAAGGAAAAAGTAACGCATCTCATGCACGACGCGCAGCTCGACGAGACATATCGTCTGCGGGCTTCAGTAGCGGGAGGTGGCTGTTCAGGTCTTTCCTACAAGCTTGATTTTGATAACGAAGTCAAGCCCATGGACCAGGAGTTTGAGGACAAAGGCGTACGGGTAGTAGTCGATATGAAGAGCTTTCTCTATCTGGCTGGTACGCAACTCGACTTTTCCGACGGCCTCAACGGCAAAGGTTTTTACTTTGATAACCCCAACGCATCTCGCACCTGCGGTTGCGGTGAAAGTTTCTCCGTATAG